From the Panthera leo isolate Ple1 chromosome C1, P.leo_Ple1_pat1.1, whole genome shotgun sequence genome, one window contains:
- the IVL gene encoding involucrin, which translates to MSQQHTLPVTLPPTLCQEPLKPVCLPNNTQPEQVKQPTPLPALCQKIPSKLPGEVPQEHEENHTTLVKGVTEQQCEPQQQEHHLEQQQQQQQDSQQQEQHQEQQQQQQDSQEQELHLEQHLEQKQQQQETHEQELCLEQHPEQQQQQQQQQQQQQKSQEQELCLEQHLEQSQQQQESQEQELHLEQHPEQQQQQQESQEQELHLEQKQQQQESQEQEIHLEQHLEQQQQKESQEQELHLEQHLEQQKEQEIQQQQQKEQCEEHQEAKNLEQQLEQEKAQRKQQQKEQLGQEKKIMVQQLDGDLAKRNEHLEKREEQQPEPAEQQEGQLTQPAFVPAPGQVQEPLLVHPLRGEVMPLIDQQQQKQEVYGPPKYK; encoded by the coding sequence ATGTCCCAGCAACACACTCTTCCAGTGACTCTGCCTCCCACACTCTGTCAGGAGCCCCTCAAGCCTGTTTGCCTTCCCAACAATACCCAGCCCGAGCAAGTGAAGCAGCCAACCCCATTGCCTGCCCTATGCCAGAAGATTCCCTCTAAGCTCCCAGGGGAGGTCCCCCAGGAGCATGAGGAGAATCATACAACTCTCGTGAAGGGGGTGACTGAGCAACAATGTGAGCCACAGCAGCAGGAACATCATCTggaacagcaacagcagcaacagcaagaCTCACAGCAGCAGGAACAGCATcaggaacagcagcagcaacagcaggacTCACAGGAGCAGGAACTTCACCTGGAACAGCATCTGgaacagaagcagcagcagcaagagacACATGAGCAGGAACTTTGCCTGGAACAGCATCcagaacagcagcagcagcagcagcagcagcagcagcaacagcaaaagTCACAGGAGCAGGAACTTTGCCTGGAACAGCATCTGGAACAGAGCCAGCAGCAACAAGAGTCACAGGAGCAGGAACTGCACCTGGAACAGCATCcagaacagcagcagcagcagcaagagtcACAAGAGCAGGAACTTCATCTGgaacagaagcagcagcagcaagagtcACAGGAGCAAGAAATTCACCTGGAGCAACATCtggaacagcagcagcagaaagagTCACAGGAGCAGGAACTGCACCTGGAACAGCATCTGGAACAGCAGAAGGAGCAGGAAatacagcagcagcaacaaaagGAACAGTGTGAGGAACATCAGGAAGCAAAAAACCTGGAGCAGCAGCTGGAGCAGGAGAAAGCACAAAGGAAGCAGCAGCAAAAGGAACAGCTGGGACAGGAGAAGAAGATCATGGTCCAGCAACTGGATGGAGATCTAGCAAAGAGAAATGAGCAcctggaaaagagagaagagcagcAGCCAGAGCCAGCAGAGCAGCAGGAAGGCCAACTGACGCAGCCTGCATTTGTCCCAGCTCCTGGCCAGGTCCAAGAGCCCCTACTAGTCCATCCACTGAGGGGAGAAGTCATGCCCCTCATAGAccaacagcagcagaagcagGAGGTATATGGCCCCCCAAAATATAAGTAA